A DNA window from Engraulis encrasicolus isolate BLACKSEA-1 chromosome 3, IST_EnEncr_1.0, whole genome shotgun sequence contains the following coding sequences:
- the si:dkey-220o5.5 gene encoding actin filament-associated protein 1-like 2 isoform X2 produces the protein MIMNCPSGAPSGGLRETKCSAGAEVDSTEELRSTSSTEWLRSGSVGPPVPPLPPEGPEDEDCYEEAEPFVPANQNRDKVDSDSSHYESYGEDEDGDLVKDRAHYIQWSASQPCLRPLPESRICGYLWRRKKWLGQWTRQLFIIKHNLLLCYKCAKDLHPLLELNLLGCQVVYKSRHSKKMQHELKVVAGSDMVIMGFQSCQQAEEWRKIIEEVSGSSYCEPESHSSSSMLRCDRPESCRSSTALHTDSDEERLSALPSASTPEERKDRAGFLNVLMNCQWQSLWCRVEDGVLKMFREEEAGSGGGRGGDGDGDGSPQYSVQLRGAQVQPGPDTASSYRISLLQHGDQVAVLEASCSDEKEQWVQLLQDGSAPQGQSTADPYRHHHHTSLESLPLSGLKTRRFPTSNMYMDDPFQQLGTVHSQPIYSNTCILEHMFQNSHGGGKGDAVSSRDSANYGNSEIFTDHSQGLGEAQRGVQKLDLTGKRRVQLRAGSEVNLISAGKPAKRASFRQSLAFCTERVQGGFFSPLLRRTASAKHSLKHAPSSLFIEHGKVFQKRKEWETKASA, from the exons TCTGTGGGTCCACCTGTGCCTCCTCTCCCCCCAGAAGGACCAGAGGACGAGGACTGCTATGAGGAAGCCGAGCCTTTTGTCCCAGCCAATCAAAACAGAG ACAAAGTGGACTCGGACAGCAGTCACTACGAGTCGTACGGCGAGGACGAGGACGGAGACCTGGTGAAGGACCGGGCTCACTACATCCAGTGGAGTGCCTCACAGCCCTGCCTGCGGCCCCTGCCAGAGTCGCGCATCTGCGGCTACCtctggaggaggaagaagtggcTGGGCCAGTGGACACGACAACTCTTCATCATCAAACACAACCTGCTGctg TGCTATAAGTGTGCTAAGGACCTGCATCCGCTGCTGGAGCTGAACCTTCTGGGTTGCCAGGTGGTGTACAAGTCGCGCCACAGCAAGAAGATGCAGCACGAGCTGAAGGTGGTGGCCGGCTCCGACATGGTCATCATGGGCTTTCAAAGCTGCCAGCAGGCCGAGGAGtggaggaag atcaTAGAGGAGGTGAGTGGCTCCAGTTACTGTGAGCCAGAGTCCCACAGCTCCTCATCAATGCTGCGCTGTGACAGACCGGAGTCCTGCAGG TCGAGTACTGCTCTCCACACTGATTCAGATGAGGAGCGGCTGTCTGCTCTCCCCTCCGCATCCActccagaggagaggaaagacagag CCGGCTTCCTCAACGTGCTGATGAACTGCCAGTGGCAGAGCCTGTGGTGCCGCGTGGAGGACGGAGTGCTGAAGATGTTCCGCGAGGAGGAGGCGGGCAGCGGGGGAGGGCGAGGAGGGGACGGCGACGGCGACGGGAGCCCCCAGTACAGCGTGCAGCTGCGGGGGGCCCAGGTGCAGCCGGGACCCGACACCGCCTCCAGCTACCGCATCAGCCTGCTGCAGCACGGGGACCAGGTGGCCGTACTGGAG GCGAGCTGCTCTGATGAGAAAGAGCAGTGGGTTCAACTCCTGCAGGATGGGAGTGCTCCACAGGGGCAGAGCACAGCTGACCCCTATCGCCATCACCATCACACCAGCCTCGAATCCCTaccactcag TGGTCTGAAGACTCGAAGGTTCCCGACTTCCAACATGTACATGGACGACCCCTTCCAACAGCTTGGAACAGTCCACTCCCAACCCATCTACTCCAACACCTGCATACTAGAGCACATG TTCCAGAACTCCCATGGCGGAGGGAAAGGAGACGCTGTGTCATCCAGGGACTCTGCAAACTACGGCAACAGCGAGATCTTCACTGACCACA GTCAGGGCCTGGGCGAGGCACAGCGGGGTGTGCAGAAGCTGGACCTGACAGGGAAGAGGCGCGTCCAGCTGCGAGCGGGGTCAGAGGTCAACCTCATCAGTGCGGGGAAGCCGGCCAAACGCGCCTCCTTCAGACAGTCCCTCGCCTTCTGCACTGAGAGAGTGCAG GGTGGCTTCTTCAGTCCGCTCCTGAGGAGAACTGCCTCGGCCAAGCACTCCCTGAAACACGCCCCATCATCTCTCTTCATAGAGCACGGCAAAGTCTTCCAGAAGAGaaag GAGTGGGAAACAAAGGCCTCTGCTTGA